Proteins encoded in a region of the Scatophagus argus isolate fScaArg1 chromosome 1, fScaArg1.pri, whole genome shotgun sequence genome:
- the rasa3 gene encoding ras GTPase-activating protein 3, with protein MAVEEEGLRVFQSVKIKIGEAKNIPPYPGPNRMRDCYCTVNLDQEEVFRTKIIEKSLCPFYGEDFYCEIPRSFRHLSFYIFDRDVFRRDSSIGKVAVKKEDLQKYHGKDTWFQLQPVSADSEVQGKVHLELRLSEVITDSGVINHKLATRVLECQGLPIVNGQCDPYAAVSLLGPSRSDAKKTKVKRKTNNPQFEEVFYFEVTRPLSYTKRQFDVEEEDVDKLALRVDLWNASNLKFGDEFLGGVRVPLRVLGQAGVHDAWYFLQPRENGGKSVKVEELGSLRLNIVYTEDHVFPSEHYTPLRDLLLQSANVGPVSASTAHILGEVCREKQEAAIPLVRLFLHYGKIVPFISAIAHAEVNRTQDPNTIFRGNSLTSKCIDETMKLAGMHYLQVTLKPIIDEICTEHKPCEIDPVKLKESENLETNRENLRHYVDRIFNVITTSGVRCPTVMCDIFFSLRESAATRFQVDQDVRYTAVSSFIFLRFFAPAILSPNLFHLRPHHPDPATSRTLTLISKTIQTLGSLAKSKSANFKESYMAAFYEYFNEQKYADAVKNFLDLISTSGKWDQKSIETPIMLKEGFMIKRAQGRKRFGMKNFKKRWFRLTNHEFTYHRTKGEGALCSIPIENILAVERLEEESFKMKNMFQVIQPERALYIQANNCVEARDWIDILTKVSQCNRKRLSTYHPSAYLNGHWLCCKLSADTAPGCTPCTGGLPANIQLDVDGDRETERIYSLFSTYMSKLIKMQEACGSKSVYDGPEQEEYSSFVIDDPQETYKTLKQIVSAVQTLEQQHTKYKRDKFRKTKIGSQEHPIGDKSFQCYIRQQSESSTYSI; from the exons GAGAAGCCAAAAACATCCCTCCATACCCAGGGCCGAACAGGATGAGGGACTGTTACTGCACTGTCAACCTGGACCAAGAAGAGGTCTTCAGGACCAAGATCATTGAGAAGTCGCTCTG TCCGTTCTATGGGGAGGATTTCTACTGCGAGATCCCGCGTAGCTTTAGACATCTCTCCTTCTACATCTTCGACAGGGACGTCTTCCGGAGGGACTCTAGTATCG gtaagGTTGCGGTGAAGAAAGAGGACTTGCAGAAATATCACGGGAAAGACACCTGgtttcagctgcagcctgtcAGCGCTGACTCAGAGGTGCAG GGAAAAGTGCACCTGGAGCTGCGTCTGAGTGAGGTCATCACAGACAGCGGAGTCATCAACCATAAACTAGCCACACG gGTGTTGGAGTGCCAAGGTCTTCCAATCGTCAACGGCCAATGTGATCCCTACGCTGCTGTCTCCCTACTGGGACCTTCAAG GTCGGACGCAAAGAAGACCAAGGTGAAGCGGAAAACCAACAATCCACAGTTTGAGGAGGTTTTCTATTTTGAG GTGACGCGGCCATTAAGTTACACAAAGCGGCAATTTGATGTTGAAGAAGAGGATGTTGACAAGCTGGCACTGAG GGTGGATCTGTGGAACGCCAGCAACTTGAAGTTTGGGGATGAGTTCCTGGGTGGTGTGCGTGTTCCTCTCCGAGTCCTGGGTCAAGCTGGTGTCCACGACGCATG gtaCTTTCTCCAGCCCAGGGAGAATGGAGGGAAGTCAGTAAAGGTAGAAGAGCTCGGGTCTCTGCGTCTGAACATCGTTTACACTGAGGACCACGTCTTCCCCTCCGAACACTACACTCCCCTGAGAGATCTACTGTTGCAATCTGCTAATGTAGGG CCCGTGTCGGCGTCCACAGCTCATATTCTCGGGGAGGTGTGTCGAGAGAAACAAGAAGCCGCCATTCCTCTTGTGCGTCTGTTTCTTCACTATGGGAAGATCGTGCCTTTCATCAGCGCCATCGCTCACGCTGAGGTCAACCGCACGCA GGATCCTAACACCATTTTCCGAGGAAACTCACTGACATCCAAGTGCATTGATGAGACCATGAAGCTTGCAGGAATGCACTATCTGCAGGTCACACTCAAACCCATCATAGATGAG ATCTGTACAGAACACAAACCCTGTGAAATCGATCCAGTCAAGCTCAAAGAGTCAGAGAACCTGGAGACAAACAGG GAAAACCTCCGTCATTATGTAGACCGCATCTTCAATGTCATCACCACCTCCGGTGTCCGCTGTCCCACCGTCATGTGCGATATCTTCTTCTCTTTGAGAGAGTCTGCTGCCACCCGTTTCCAAG tGGACCAAGATGTCCGAtacacagcagtgagcagttTCATTTTCCTGCGTTTCTTCGCTCCAGCAATTCTCTCCCCCAACTTGTTCCATCTACGGCCGCACCATCCA GATCCCGCCACATCTCGAACCCTCACCCTCATCTCCAAGACGATCCAGACTCTTGGAAGTCTCGCCAAGTCTAAATCT GCCAATTTCAAAGAGTCCTACATGGCTGCGTTTTATGAATACTTCAATGAGCAGAAATATGCGGATGCTGTGAAGAAT TTCCTGGACCTGATCTCTACCTCTGGCAAGTGGGACCAGAAGAGTATTGAGACACCAATCATGCTCAAAGAGGG gtTTATGATAAAGAGGGCACAAGGGAGAAAGCGCTTTGGAATGAAGAACTTCAAGAAGAGATGGTTTCGCCTCACCAACCACGAGTTTACCTACCACAGAACCAAAG GTGAGGGAGCTCTGTGCAGCATTCCCATAGAAAACATTCTGGCTGTGGAGAGGCTAGAGGAGGAGTCTTtcaagatgaaaaat ATGTTCCAGGTTATTCAGCCTGAACGCGCTCTCTACATCCAGGCCAATAACTGTGTTGAGGCGCGCGACTGGATCGACATTCTGACCAAAGTCAGCCAGTGCAACCGCAAACGCTTGAGCACCTACCATCCTTCAGCCTACCTCAACGGCCACTGGCTCTGCTGCAAGCTCTCAGCAGACACGGCTCCTGGGTGTACACCCTGCACCGG CGGCCTCCCTGCAAACATCCAGCTGGATgtagatggagacagagagacggagaggatTTATTCACTGTTCAGCACATACATGAGTAAACTCATCAAGATGCAAG AGGCCTGTGGCAGTAAGTCTGTGTACGATGGCCCCGAACAGGAAGAGTACTCCAGCTTCGTCATCGATGACCCCCAGGAGACCTACAAAACCCTGAAACAGATTGTTTCGGCCGTGCAGACcttggagcagcagcacaccaagTACAAACGAGACAAGTTCAGGAAGACAAAGATAGGCAGCCA GGAGCATCCAATTGGAGACAAGAGTTTTCAGTGCTACATCCGCCAGCAGTCTGAGAGCTCCACTTACTCCATCTAG
- the pros1 gene encoding vitamin K-dependent protein S isoform X1, with the protein MWRKKRALREPLACLVFLVTLVDAYRFMSQSTASQFLSRHRRANSLFEESRKGNLERECIEELCNKEEAREIFENELETEYFYPKYVACLGSHRVGINNQNSDSGIPSNLRTCVNEISNQCTPFPCYKEGSERCVDGQASFLCVCKPGWKGPRCENDIDECSDPEFPAGCNQKCHNFPGSFQCLCEDGYFINNKISCVDINECLMYPSICGEPAKCVNTPGMYECKCPEGFKYNFTSKTCSDVDECKFNVCDGTCINTAGSYECHCDGRQGFRLAEDKRYCERIPVCVDLHEYKHPEMLYLGEQFTGLPVIYLRFRLPENTKFAAEFDFRTFDPEGVVLYAESSQDSWFMLGLRGGRIEVQFKNQHTFKVTSGGKAINDGQWHVISVDELESSISVKISKEAVMSINSPDSLFTSVNGKLETKVYIAGLPNRTDNVIKPINPRLDGCIRGWNLMNQGASGVKEVIQEKKSKHCFVYVEQGSFFTGAGLAHFDIDYSDSGSWNVDIKMNIRPSSSTGVLFALVHNNTVPLSVAVLTQGEEDANLQVFLFGIPVATLDSLMLCYPDRLTVQLNVTPAEIQISANSSTVAYMKSDALREALEHLNATMQNPISTYVGGIPDDVPLTATPVTAFYHGCMDISINGEQLDFDEALSKHNSIKSHSCPPVSAPESHPDAAQPHGE; encoded by the exons ATGTGGAGAAAGAAACGGGCACTCAGGGAACCCTTGGCTTGTCTCGTATTTCTTGTGACGCTCGTCGATGCTTATCGAT tcATGAGCCAGAGCACAGCCTCCCAGTTCCTGAGCAGGCACAGACGAGCCAACTCTCTGTTTGAGGAGAGCAGGAAGGGCAACCTGGAGAGGGAGTGCATCGAGGAGCTGTGCAACAAGGAAGAGGCCCGGGAGATCTTTGAGAATGAGCTAGAGACA gaaTATTTCTACCCCAAATATGTCG catgTTTGGGTTCACACCGTGTGGGAATCAACAACCAGAACTCGGATTCTGGCATCCCATCTAACCTTCGCACCTGTGTGAACG AGATCAGTAACCAGTGCACACCGTTTCCGTGCTACAAGGAGGGTTCGGAGCGCTGCGTGGACGGCCAggcttccttcctgtgtgtgtgtaaacctgGCTGGAAGGGGCCGCGCTGTGAGAATG ACATCGACGAATGTTCCGATCCTGAATTCCCAGCAGGATGTAACCAAAAATGTCACAACTTCCCTGGCAGTTTCCAGTGCCTGTGTGAAGATGGCTACTTCATCAATAACAAAATCAGCTGTGTGG ATATCAATGAATGCCTGATGTACCCCAGTATCTGCGGAGAACCAGCTAAATGTGTCAACACACCGGGGATGTATGAGTGCAAGTGTCCTGAGGGTTTCAAATATAACTTCACTTCCAAGACCTGCAGTG ATGTCGATGAGTGCAAGTTCAATGTGTGCGATGGGACTTGTATAAACACAGCGGGCAGCTACGAGTGCCACTGTGATGGTCGTCAGGGATTTCGTTTGGCGGAGGACAAGCGATATTGTGAAAGAATCCCTGTTTGTGTGGATCTGCATGAGTACAAACACCCTGAGATGCTTTACCTGGGGGAGCAGTTTACAGGCCTTCCTGTCATCTACCTGCGTTTTCGTCTGCCGGAGAACACAAA GTTTGCAGCAGAGTTTGACTTCCGTACATTTGACCCAGAGGGAGTAGTGCTGTATGCAGAGTCCTCTCAGGACTCGTGGTTCATGTTGGGGCTGAGAGGTGGTCGCATTGAAGTCCAGTTCAAAAATCAGCACACGTTTAAGGTCACCAGCGGAGGAAAAGCCATTAATGATGGACAGTGGCATGTG ATTTCTGTGGATGAACTGGAGAGCAGCATCAGTGTGAAGATCAGCAAGGAAGCTGTGATGAGCATCAACAGCCCAGACAGTCTCTTTACTTCAGTTAATGGCAAGCTGGAGACCAAGGTCTATATCGCCGGGCTGCCCAACCGCACGGACAACGTCATCAAACCT ATCAACCCTCGACTCGACGGCTGCATCCGGGGCTGGAACTTGATGAACCAAGGGGCATCCGGAGTGAAGGAGGTCATCCAGGAGAAAAAGAGTAAACACTGCTTTGTGTATGTGGAACAAGGGTCGTTCTTCACCGGAGCAGGACTGGCACACTTCGACATAGACTACA GTGATTCTGGGAGCTGGAATGTGGACATAAAGATGAACATACGTCCATCCAGCAGCACAGGTGTCCTCTTTGCTCTCGTCCACAACAACACAGTCCCTCTGTCGGTTGCTGTTTTAACGCAGGGAGAAGAAGATGCT AATCTGCAAGTGTTCCTGTTTGGCATCCCTGTGGCAACGCTGGATTCCCTCATGCTGTGTTACCCTGACCGGCTGACAGTGCAGCTGAACGTGACTCCTGCCGAAATCCAAATCTCAGCCAACTCCTCCACTGTTGCCTACATGAAGTCCGATGCCCTGCGTGAGGCACTGGAGCACCTCAATGCCACAATGCAAAACCCCATCAGTACATATGTTGGTGGGATACCAG ATGATGTCCCATTAACCGCCACCCCCGTGACGGCCTTTTACCACGGCTGCATGGACATCTCTATCAACGGCGAGCAGCTCGACTTTGACGAAGCTCTCAGCAAACATAACAGCATTAAGTCCCACTCCTGCCCTCCCGTGTCTGCCCCGGAGAGTCACCCCGATGCAGCGCAACCGCATGGAGAGTGA
- the pros1 gene encoding vitamin K-dependent protein S isoform X2 produces MLIDVIMSQSTASQFLSRHRRANSLFEESRKGNLERECIEELCNKEEAREIFENELETEYFYPKYVACLGSHRVGINNQNSDSGIPSNLRTCVNEISNQCTPFPCYKEGSERCVDGQASFLCVCKPGWKGPRCENDIDECSDPEFPAGCNQKCHNFPGSFQCLCEDGYFINNKISCVDINECLMYPSICGEPAKCVNTPGMYECKCPEGFKYNFTSKTCSDVDECKFNVCDGTCINTAGSYECHCDGRQGFRLAEDKRYCERIPVCVDLHEYKHPEMLYLGEQFTGLPVIYLRFRLPENTKFAAEFDFRTFDPEGVVLYAESSQDSWFMLGLRGGRIEVQFKNQHTFKVTSGGKAINDGQWHVISVDELESSISVKISKEAVMSINSPDSLFTSVNGKLETKVYIAGLPNRTDNVIKPINPRLDGCIRGWNLMNQGASGVKEVIQEKKSKHCFVYVEQGSFFTGAGLAHFDIDYSDSGSWNVDIKMNIRPSSSTGVLFALVHNNTVPLSVAVLTQGEEDANLQVFLFGIPVATLDSLMLCYPDRLTVQLNVTPAEIQISANSSTVAYMKSDALREALEHLNATMQNPISTYVGGIPDDVPLTATPVTAFYHGCMDISINGEQLDFDEALSKHNSIKSHSCPPVSAPESHPDAAQPHGE; encoded by the exons ATGCTTATCGATGTAA tcATGAGCCAGAGCACAGCCTCCCAGTTCCTGAGCAGGCACAGACGAGCCAACTCTCTGTTTGAGGAGAGCAGGAAGGGCAACCTGGAGAGGGAGTGCATCGAGGAGCTGTGCAACAAGGAAGAGGCCCGGGAGATCTTTGAGAATGAGCTAGAGACA gaaTATTTCTACCCCAAATATGTCG catgTTTGGGTTCACACCGTGTGGGAATCAACAACCAGAACTCGGATTCTGGCATCCCATCTAACCTTCGCACCTGTGTGAACG AGATCAGTAACCAGTGCACACCGTTTCCGTGCTACAAGGAGGGTTCGGAGCGCTGCGTGGACGGCCAggcttccttcctgtgtgtgtgtaaacctgGCTGGAAGGGGCCGCGCTGTGAGAATG ACATCGACGAATGTTCCGATCCTGAATTCCCAGCAGGATGTAACCAAAAATGTCACAACTTCCCTGGCAGTTTCCAGTGCCTGTGTGAAGATGGCTACTTCATCAATAACAAAATCAGCTGTGTGG ATATCAATGAATGCCTGATGTACCCCAGTATCTGCGGAGAACCAGCTAAATGTGTCAACACACCGGGGATGTATGAGTGCAAGTGTCCTGAGGGTTTCAAATATAACTTCACTTCCAAGACCTGCAGTG ATGTCGATGAGTGCAAGTTCAATGTGTGCGATGGGACTTGTATAAACACAGCGGGCAGCTACGAGTGCCACTGTGATGGTCGTCAGGGATTTCGTTTGGCGGAGGACAAGCGATATTGTGAAAGAATCCCTGTTTGTGTGGATCTGCATGAGTACAAACACCCTGAGATGCTTTACCTGGGGGAGCAGTTTACAGGCCTTCCTGTCATCTACCTGCGTTTTCGTCTGCCGGAGAACACAAA GTTTGCAGCAGAGTTTGACTTCCGTACATTTGACCCAGAGGGAGTAGTGCTGTATGCAGAGTCCTCTCAGGACTCGTGGTTCATGTTGGGGCTGAGAGGTGGTCGCATTGAAGTCCAGTTCAAAAATCAGCACACGTTTAAGGTCACCAGCGGAGGAAAAGCCATTAATGATGGACAGTGGCATGTG ATTTCTGTGGATGAACTGGAGAGCAGCATCAGTGTGAAGATCAGCAAGGAAGCTGTGATGAGCATCAACAGCCCAGACAGTCTCTTTACTTCAGTTAATGGCAAGCTGGAGACCAAGGTCTATATCGCCGGGCTGCCCAACCGCACGGACAACGTCATCAAACCT ATCAACCCTCGACTCGACGGCTGCATCCGGGGCTGGAACTTGATGAACCAAGGGGCATCCGGAGTGAAGGAGGTCATCCAGGAGAAAAAGAGTAAACACTGCTTTGTGTATGTGGAACAAGGGTCGTTCTTCACCGGAGCAGGACTGGCACACTTCGACATAGACTACA GTGATTCTGGGAGCTGGAATGTGGACATAAAGATGAACATACGTCCATCCAGCAGCACAGGTGTCCTCTTTGCTCTCGTCCACAACAACACAGTCCCTCTGTCGGTTGCTGTTTTAACGCAGGGAGAAGAAGATGCT AATCTGCAAGTGTTCCTGTTTGGCATCCCTGTGGCAACGCTGGATTCCCTCATGCTGTGTTACCCTGACCGGCTGACAGTGCAGCTGAACGTGACTCCTGCCGAAATCCAAATCTCAGCCAACTCCTCCACTGTTGCCTACATGAAGTCCGATGCCCTGCGTGAGGCACTGGAGCACCTCAATGCCACAATGCAAAACCCCATCAGTACATATGTTGGTGGGATACCAG ATGATGTCCCATTAACCGCCACCCCCGTGACGGCCTTTTACCACGGCTGCATGGACATCTCTATCAACGGCGAGCAGCTCGACTTTGACGAAGCTCTCAGCAAACATAACAGCATTAAGTCCCACTCCTGCCCTCCCGTGTCTGCCCCGGAGAGTCACCCCGATGCAGCGCAACCGCATGGAGAGTGA